A genome region from Flavobacterium sp. includes the following:
- the dinB gene encoding DNA polymerase IV yields MSDAPTYRKIIHIDMDAFYASVEQMDNPALRGKPVAVGGSENRGVVSAASYEARKFGVRSAISGVLAKKYCPEIIFVRPRFDRYKEISSKIHKIFHDYTDLVEPLSLDEAYLDVTQNKKGNPSASLLAQEIRSRILNEVGLTASAGISVNKFVAKIASDFNKPNGQKTVNPDEIIPFLEELPIRKFYGVGKVTTEKMYQLGIFTGLDLKSKSEEFLEKHFGKSGGFYYRVVRGIHNSEVKPYRITKSVAAEHTFDVNLSSEIFMLEQLERIAVSLEKRLKKHNISGKTVTLKIKYSDFTQQTRSKTLPYFISDKSLIMEVIEELLYQEKMKDSVRLLGISLNNLNNEVKKAVVVQLKFEF; encoded by the coding sequence ATGTCAGATGCGCCAACATATCGAAAAATAATTCATATAGACATGGATGCTTTTTATGCTTCGGTAGAGCAGATGGATAATCCTGCTCTGCGCGGAAAACCTGTTGCGGTTGGCGGATCAGAAAATAGAGGAGTAGTTTCGGCAGCAAGTTACGAGGCCAGAAAATTTGGTGTTAGAAGTGCTATCAGCGGGGTTTTGGCAAAAAAATATTGTCCGGAAATTATTTTTGTCCGGCCGAGATTTGATCGGTACAAAGAGATTTCTTCTAAGATTCATAAAATTTTTCATGATTATACCGATTTGGTTGAGCCGCTTTCGCTGGATGAAGCTTATCTGGATGTTACCCAAAACAAAAAAGGAAACCCAAGTGCAAGTTTATTGGCGCAGGAAATAAGATCCAGAATTTTAAATGAAGTTGGTTTAACAGCTTCGGCAGGAATATCTGTAAATAAATTTGTGGCCAAAATAGCCAGCGATTTCAATAAACCAAACGGACAGAAAACAGTAAATCCGGATGAAATTATCCCTTTTCTGGAAGAATTGCCTATCCGAAAATTTTACGGAGTTGGTAAAGTGACGACTGAAAAAATGTATCAGCTGGGAATTTTCACGGGCTTAGATCTTAAAAGTAAATCAGAGGAATTTCTTGAAAAACATTTCGGGAAATCAGGCGGTTTTTATTACAGAGTTGTTCGTGGAATTCATAACAGTGAAGTAAAACCGTATAGAATTACAAAATCTGTTGCAGCAGAGCATACTTTTGATGTTAATTTGTCTTCGGAGATCTTTATGCTCGAACAACTCGAAAGAATTGCTGTATCATTAGAAAAACGATTAAAAAAGCATAATATTTCGGGTAAGACTGTTACGCTAAAAATTAAATACAGTGATTTTACCCAACAGACGAGAAGTAAAACATTACCCTATTTTATCTCAGATAAAAGTTTGATTATGGAAGTTATTGAAGAATTACTCTATCAGGAAAAAATGAAAGATTCTGTTCGCCTGCTCGGAATTTCACTAAACAATTTGAACAATGAAGTTAAGAAAGCCGTTGTGGTACAGCTTAAGTTCGAATTTTAA
- a CDS encoding metallophosphoesterase family protein, with translation MRTFVIGDIHGGLRALEQVLNRAEVTTQDTLIFLGDYVDGWSQSAEVIDFLIEFKKTQNCIFIRGNHDQLALDWLENRHEDFDEEMWYKHGGRATVEGYSKISPERKKDHIAFFESLKDYYLDDENRLFVHAGFTNLNGVVWEYFPKLFYWDRTLWESALALDPNLKPDDLYYPKRFTVYKEIYIGHTPVTRIGETVPINKACVWNVDTGAAFKGPLTIMNIDTKEFWQSEPLNELYSNEKGRN, from the coding sequence ATGCGAACATTTGTTATAGGCGACATACACGGAGGATTACGCGCACTTGAGCAAGTGTTGAATAGAGCCGAAGTTACTACACAAGATACTCTTATATTTTTAGGCGATTATGTTGACGGCTGGAGCCAATCGGCTGAAGTTATTGACTTTCTTATAGAATTTAAAAAAACGCAAAACTGTATTTTCATCAGAGGAAATCATGATCAGCTGGCGTTGGACTGGCTTGAAAACAGGCATGAAGATTTTGATGAAGAAATGTGGTACAAACATGGCGGAAGAGCTACTGTTGAAGGATATTCTAAAATTTCACCAGAAAGAAAAAAAGATCATATTGCTTTTTTTGAATCGCTGAAGGATTATTATTTAGATGATGAAAACCGTCTTTTTGTTCATGCCGGATTTACGAATCTAAACGGTGTTGTCTGGGAATACTTTCCTAAATTATTCTATTGGGACAGAACCCTTTGGGAATCAGCATTGGCTTTAGACCCAAATTTAAAACCTGACGATTTATATTACCCGAAACGTTTTACAGTTTATAAAGAGATTTATATTGGCCATACGCCTGTTACCAGAATTGGAGAAACGGTGCCAATAAACAAAGCCTGCGTTTGGAATGTCGATACCGGAGCTGCTTTTAAAGGCCCTCTGACGATTATGAACATCGATACAAAAGAATTCTGGCAGAGCGAACCGTTAAATGAATTGTATTCTAACGAAAAAGGTAGGAATTGA
- a CDS encoding DUF6646 family protein has translation MKKVITLLFLVSFGFIHAQKAFSGKGDMKVNVGANLQDGGSGIQGSIDFGLGENFSFGFVSTYLLGVDNFNGYYHGGPTYYNDYKPEFKDRFDAKARINANLSSVIGVEQLDVYPGLSLGLHNFGGHIGGRYFFTDGFGVFTEIGFPIAKYSDNNDMFDHLNNQATFSLGASFNL, from the coding sequence ATGAAAAAAGTTATCACATTATTGTTTTTAGTATCGTTTGGATTTATTCATGCGCAAAAAGCTTTTAGCGGAAAAGGCGATATGAAAGTAAACGTAGGTGCTAATCTACAAGATGGAGGATCAGGAATTCAAGGTTCTATCGACTTTGGTTTAGGAGAAAATTTCTCTTTCGGATTTGTTTCTACTTACTTACTTGGAGTAGATAATTTCAATGGTTACTACCACGGAGGACCAACTTATTACAACGATTACAAACCGGAATTTAAAGATCGTTTTGATGCAAAAGCAAGAATCAATGCGAATTTAAGCAGTGTTATTGGTGTTGAGCAATTAGATGTTTATCCAGGTTTAAGCTTAGGTTTACATAACTTTGGAGGACACATTGGAGGACGTTACTTTTTTACTGACGGATTTGGTGTTTTTACAGAAATTGGTTTCCCTATTGCAAAATACAGCGACAACAACGATATGTTCGATCACTTAAATAATCAGGCTACTTTTAGTTTAGGAGCTTCTTTTAATTTATAA
- a CDS encoding S-adenosyl-l-methionine hydroxide adenosyltransferase family protein, which yields MKLRVLLFLLAITFNGFSQNNVLVFQSDFGLKDGAVSAMKGVAMGVSTDLKIFDLTHEIPAFNIWEAAYRLSQTAQYYPTGTVFVSVCDPGVGTARHSVVLLTKSGHYFVTPDNGTLTLIAEQLGIQEVREIDEVKNRRQNSNESYTFHGRDVYAFTGARLASKIITFEEVGPKLANEVVKIDYQKAVFENGVIKGGIPILDIQYGNVWTNIDKKTFANLGLKAGDFVKIQIFNGTKKVYDGKLKLVNTFGEVPVGTDVTYFNSLLNFSLAVNQGSFSAKHKIYSGADWTIQLSK from the coding sequence ATGAAATTAAGAGTATTACTTTTTTTGCTTGCTATTACATTTAATGGTTTTTCGCAAAATAATGTATTGGTTTTTCAATCTGATTTTGGTTTGAAAGATGGAGCGGTTTCTGCTATGAAAGGAGTTGCAATGGGTGTTTCTACCGATTTGAAAATATTTGATTTAACGCACGAAATTCCGGCTTTTAATATTTGGGAAGCAGCTTATCGTTTATCACAAACAGCTCAATATTATCCAACGGGAACTGTTTTTGTTTCAGTTTGTGATCCGGGAGTAGGAACAGCAAGACATTCTGTAGTTTTATTGACAAAATCGGGTCATTATTTTGTAACGCCAGATAACGGAACTTTAACTTTAATCGCTGAACAATTAGGAATTCAGGAAGTTCGTGAAATCGATGAGGTTAAAAACCGACGTCAAAACTCAAATGAGTCATATACTTTTCACGGACGTGATGTGTATGCTTTTACAGGCGCGCGTTTAGCATCAAAAATAATTACTTTTGAAGAAGTTGGGCCAAAATTGGCGAATGAAGTAGTTAAAATAGATTATCAAAAAGCAGTTTTTGAAAACGGAGTTATCAAAGGCGGAATTCCAATTCTGGATATTCAATACGGAAATGTGTGGACAAATATTGATAAAAAGACATTTGCAAATCTTGGTTTAAAAGCGGGAGACTTTGTTAAAATTCAGATTTTCAACGGAACTAAAAAAGTATATGACGGAAAATTAAAACTGGTAAATACTTTTGGAGAAGTTCCTGTAGGAACAGATGTTACGTATTTCAACAGTCTTTTGAATTTTTCATTAGCCGTAAATCAGGGAAGTTTTTCAGCCAAGCATAAAATTTACAGCGGCGCTGACTGGACAATTCAGTTAAGCAAATAA
- a CDS encoding fumarate hydratase, translating into MIDFIYQDPYPILKDDTQYRKITSDFVKVEKFGEREVLTVDPKGLELLAEEALTDVSFMLRTTHLQKLRKILDDPEATDNDRFVAYNLLQNASVAAEGQLPSCQDTGTAIVMAKKGESIFTGVDDAEWLSKGIFNTYQKRNLRYSQIVPISMFEEKNSGSNLPAQIDIYAKKGASYEFLFMAKGGGSANKTYLYQQTKSLLNDKSMDAFIRAKIKDLGTSACPPYHLALVIGGTSAEANLSAVKKASAGYYDHLPTSGNMAGQAFRDLEWEERVQKICQESEIGAQFGGKYFTHDVRVIRLPRHAASCPVGLGVSCSADRNIKGKITKDGIFVEQLEVNPKQFLPKSAPHLEAPVEIDLDQPMADILAKLSQYPIKTRLKLNGTVIVARDIAHAKIKELLDAGKPMPDYFKNHPVYYAGPAKTPEGMASGSFGPTTAGRMDVYVDEFQKHGGSMIMLAKGNRTKQVTDACNKYGGFYLGSIGGPAAILAQDNILKVEVVDFEELGMEAVRKITVKDFPAFIITDDKGNDFFENL; encoded by the coding sequence ATGATTGATTTTATATACCAGGATCCTTACCCAATTTTAAAGGATGATACGCAGTACCGCAAAATTACCTCTGATTTTGTAAAAGTTGAAAAATTTGGAGAACGTGAAGTTTTAACCGTTGATCCAAAAGGTTTAGAATTATTAGCTGAAGAGGCTTTAACAGATGTTTCGTTCATGCTGAGAACAACGCATTTGCAAAAACTAAGAAAAATTCTTGATGATCCTGAAGCTACAGACAACGATCGTTTTGTGGCATATAATTTACTTCAAAATGCTTCAGTTGCTGCCGAAGGTCAATTACCAAGCTGTCAGGATACCGGAACTGCTATCGTAATGGCAAAAAAAGGCGAAAGCATTTTTACTGGTGTTGATGATGCAGAATGGCTGAGCAAAGGTATTTTCAACACATACCAAAAACGTAATTTACGCTATTCTCAAATTGTTCCGATTTCGATGTTTGAAGAAAAGAATTCAGGCTCAAATCTTCCGGCGCAAATTGATATTTATGCTAAAAAAGGAGCTTCTTACGAGTTCTTATTTATGGCAAAAGGCGGAGGATCTGCAAACAAAACATATTTGTACCAACAGACCAAATCGCTATTAAACGATAAATCAATGGATGCTTTTATCCGTGCAAAAATCAAAGATTTAGGAACTTCGGCTTGTCCGCCTTATCACTTGGCTTTGGTTATTGGCGGAACTTCTGCGGAAGCAAACTTAAGTGCCGTTAAAAAAGCATCTGCAGGATATTATGATCATTTGCCAACTTCTGGAAATATGGCTGGTCAGGCATTTCGTGATTTAGAATGGGAAGAACGTGTTCAGAAAATCTGTCAGGAAAGTGAAATTGGAGCTCAATTTGGAGGGAAATATTTCACGCATGACGTTCGTGTAATTCGTTTACCGCGTCACGCAGCATCTTGCCCTGTTGGATTGGGAGTTTCATGTTCTGCGGATAGAAATATCAAAGGAAAAATTACCAAAGACGGAATCTTCGTTGAGCAATTGGAAGTAAATCCAAAACAATTTTTACCAAAATCAGCTCCGCATCTGGAAGCTCCGGTTGAAATTGATTTAGATCAGCCAATGGCAGACATTTTGGCTAAACTTTCTCAATATCCTATCAAAACACGTTTAAAACTAAACGGAACTGTAATTGTTGCCCGCGATATTGCCCACGCAAAAATCAAAGAGTTATTAGATGCCGGAAAACCAATGCCGGATTACTTTAAAAACCACCCGGTATATTATGCCGGACCAGCAAAAACTCCGGAAGGAATGGCTTCTGGAAGTTTTGGACCAACAACTGCGGGACGTATGGACGTGTATGTGGATGAATTCCAAAAACATGGCGGAAGTATGATCATGCTTGCAAAAGGAAACCGAACTAAACAAGTTACAGATGCCTGCAACAAATACGGTGGATTCTATTTGGGTTCTATTGGAGGTCCTGCAGCAATTTTAGCACAAGACAATATCTTAAAAGTTGAAGTGGTTGATTTTGAAGAATTAGGTATGGAAGCTGTTCGTAAAATTACAGTAAAAGATTTCCCTGCTTTCATCATTACAGATGATAAAGGAAATGACTTTTTTGAAAATCTATAA
- a CDS encoding PAS domain-containing protein, whose protein sequence is MKKHSSEDITSRTLVPILALDLHYEYLNELKAVFADMKKVNKISAEFTWNEKDLQIEERIKDEVVLITDLDLKIVFASNRIKRMTGYYEEEVLGKTPKMFQGPDTCKFVLNEIREAIELKVPFKKTINNYKKDGRIYKCNVDATPVYNSKGEISHFIAFEKEEKSA, encoded by the coding sequence ATGAAAAAACATAGCTCTGAAGATATAACAAGCCGTACTCTGGTGCCAATTTTGGCCTTAGATCTTCATTATGAGTACTTAAATGAATTGAAGGCGGTTTTTGCCGACATGAAAAAGGTAAATAAGATTTCTGCAGAATTTACCTGGAACGAAAAAGACTTACAAATTGAAGAACGAATTAAAGATGAAGTTGTTCTTATTACCGATTTGGATTTAAAAATTGTTTTTGCTTCGAACCGAATTAAAAGAATGACAGGATATTATGAAGAAGAAGTTTTAGGCAAAACACCTAAAATGTTTCAGGGACCTGATACTTGTAAATTCGTTTTAAACGAAATACGAGAAGCAATAGAATTAAAAGTTCCGTTTAAAAAAACGATTAATAACTACAAAAAAGACGGCAGAATATACAAATGCAACGTTGATGCAACTCCGGTTTATAACTCAAAAGGAGAAATTTCACACTTTATAGCATTTGAAAAAGAAGAAAAAAGCGCTTAG
- a CDS encoding TonB-dependent receptor has translation MRKKLKLIITLVLTLSSSLFFAQNHEISGTITTETGIPLEFATILVKGSKTTATSDALGKFKIQASINNPTLIISLFGYQTKEIVAKDHFVDVQLILENNNLDEIVVVGNRNPKKSKLETAVPVDVVNLAKIRNTTPQTTTNDILTYLIPSFNSNRQSSADGTEHIDPASLRGLGPDQVLVLINGKRRHTTSLVNYQNTVGNGSVGTDLSAIPASAIKRIEVLRDGAAAQYGSDAIAGVINLVLKDNAGLEANATYGSTSRNDGQTTNLNLNYGTKIGNKGGFINLSAEFNDRQKTNRSQNHNLIIFDQSAEGNFFAYDFADDPAQSRQIDDNLLAQNGLKRDDFNFQIGDAKIQNIQGFFNASIPLNDQIEFYASGGVSHRKGTGYGFRRLPSETESVVASIFPFGFQPELNSVVTDLSSSFGFKFKFGEWKLDLSNTIGENKFVYDVSNTNNFSLGDASPTEFKAGNHSFLQNTVNADISRLYKDIFSGLNVAFGAEYRYEKYKIVPGEEASYIDGGAQSFPGFSPLNQVNEDRNSVGIYADVEADITDKFLVGIAGRYEDYTDFGNTINGKLSLRYKILNNLFVRGAISSGFRAPSLHQQYFNNIATDVVDGELLNSGIFRNDSDVAKQLGIPKLKEETSRNYSFGVVFSPTKNLHITADYYHIRIDNRIILTGNLGNDAYGDPVPELRNLFAQYGAQTGRFFTNAINTTTDGLDVVIDYDLNAGRGKLNLSLLYNYNNNQVDNQLNNIPAIFVGQEDVYYGPQERSLIESNTPKHKGTFAVNYSIDKWNFLLRNTYFGEVIRDGFPFGGIQKHNGKVVTDLTVAYKITPRVQFALGANNLFDVFPDKQIYENSYYGVFKYAPVQMGTTGAYYFGRMSFSL, from the coding sequence ATGAGAAAAAAATTAAAACTTATTATAACACTCGTTCTCACATTGTCGAGCAGTTTGTTTTTTGCCCAAAATCACGAAATCAGCGGAACAATCACAACTGAAACCGGAATTCCGTTAGAGTTTGCTACTATTCTTGTAAAAGGTTCAAAAACAACCGCAACAAGCGATGCGTTGGGAAAATTTAAAATCCAAGCTTCAATAAATAACCCAACACTTATTATATCGCTATTTGGCTATCAAACCAAAGAAATTGTAGCAAAAGATCATTTTGTGGATGTTCAATTGATTTTAGAAAATAATAATTTAGATGAAATTGTAGTGGTCGGAAACAGAAACCCAAAGAAATCTAAACTCGAAACCGCCGTTCCTGTTGATGTTGTAAATCTGGCTAAAATTAGAAACACAACACCGCAAACGACAACAAATGACATTTTAACGTATTTGATTCCGTCTTTCAATTCAAACCGACAATCTTCGGCAGACGGGACGGAACATATTGATCCGGCGTCTTTACGAGGTTTGGGTCCGGATCAGGTTTTGGTTTTGATTAACGGAAAAAGAAGACACACAACTTCTTTGGTAAATTATCAAAACACGGTTGGAAATGGTTCTGTTGGAACTGATTTAAGCGCAATTCCGGCTTCGGCAATTAAACGAATTGAAGTTTTACGTGATGGCGCGGCAGCACAATACGGTTCTGATGCGATAGCTGGTGTTATAAATTTAGTTTTAAAAGATAACGCAGGTTTAGAAGCCAATGCCACTTATGGTTCGACTTCCAGAAATGACGGTCAAACCACAAATTTGAATTTAAATTACGGAACAAAAATTGGCAATAAAGGCGGTTTTATAAATCTTTCGGCAGAATTTAATGACCGTCAGAAAACAAATCGTTCTCAAAATCATAACCTTATTATTTTTGATCAATCGGCAGAAGGTAATTTCTTTGCTTATGATTTTGCCGATGATCCTGCACAATCACGTCAAATTGATGATAATCTTTTAGCTCAAAACGGATTGAAACGTGATGATTTTAATTTTCAGATTGGAGATGCTAAAATCCAGAATATTCAGGGCTTCTTTAATGCTTCAATTCCGTTAAACGATCAAATCGAATTTTATGCTTCTGGAGGTGTGAGCCATAGAAAAGGAACAGGTTACGGTTTTAGACGTTTACCAAGTGAAACTGAAAGTGTTGTGGCTTCTATTTTTCCATTTGGTTTTCAGCCTGAATTAAACTCGGTTGTTACGGATCTGTCTTCTTCTTTTGGATTCAAATTCAAATTTGGCGAATGGAAACTAGATTTAAGTAATACAATTGGAGAAAACAAATTTGTTTATGATGTTTCAAACACGAACAACTTTTCTCTGGGAGATGCCAGTCCGACAGAATTTAAAGCCGGAAATCATTCTTTTCTTCAAAATACGGTAAATGCTGACATTTCAAGATTGTATAAAGATATTTTCAGCGGATTGAATGTTGCTTTTGGTGCCGAATATCGTTATGAGAAATATAAAATTGTTCCAGGCGAAGAAGCTTCTTATATTGATGGCGGCGCGCAGTCTTTTCCAGGATTTTCTCCTCTAAATCAAGTTAACGAAGATAGAAACAGTGTTGGTATTTATGCTGATGTTGAAGCGGATATTACTGATAAGTTTTTAGTTGGAATTGCGGGTCGTTATGAAGATTATACCGATTTTGGAAATACTATAAACGGTAAACTATCTTTGAGATATAAAATCCTGAATAATCTTTTTGTGCGCGGCGCGATTAGTTCTGGTTTTAGAGCGCCTTCATTACATCAGCAATATTTCAATAATATCGCAACAGATGTTGTTGATGGTGAACTTCTGAATTCGGGTATTTTTAGAAATGACAGCGACGTAGCAAAACAACTCGGAATTCCGAAATTAAAAGAAGAAACGTCTAGAAATTACAGTTTTGGAGTTGTTTTTTCTCCAACAAAAAATTTGCATATAACTGCAGATTATTATCATATTCGAATTGATAACCGAATCATTTTGACCGGAAATTTAGGAAACGATGCTTATGGAGATCCTGTTCCTGAACTTCGTAATTTATTTGCTCAATATGGGGCGCAAACGGGACGTTTCTTTACTAATGCAATTAATACTACTACAGATGGTCTTGACGTTGTTATCGATTATGATTTGAATGCCGGACGTGGTAAATTGAATCTTTCTTTATTATACAATTACAACAACAATCAGGTTGATAATCAGTTAAACAATATTCCGGCCATTTTTGTTGGTCAGGAAGATGTTTATTACGGACCGCAGGAAAGAAGTCTAATCGAATCGAATACTCCTAAACACAAAGGAACTTTTGCTGTTAATTACAGTATTGATAAATGGAATTTCTTGCTGAGAAATACTTATTTTGGTGAAGTTATTCGAGATGGTTTCCCTTTTGGCGGAATCCAGAAACATAATGGCAAAGTGGTTACTGATTTGACCGTTGCTTATAAAATTACGCCTAGAGTTCAGTTTGCTTTGGGTGCTAACAATTTATTTGATGTTTTCCCGGATAAACAAATCTATGAAAACAGTTATTACGGAGTATTCAAATATGCACCGGTTCAAATGGGAACTACGGGAGCTTATTACTTTGGAAGAATGAGTTTTTCTTTGTAG
- a CDS encoding nucleoside recognition domain-containing protein, with translation MVLSRFWLVIFISSILFIVVSLFTANTYTIDSVLNGKKDDPILVSEKYIHELPAFLKDSIKKAPDQTMIINRDTLNADTTYVYKNKTVKIYSGLQKSDGLLPTCKSTLVDLILPLIAYLAFFCGLMELLIVSGASGNLAKVLSPVFVKVFPSIPKNHPSISYMTLNFAANFLGLDSAATPFGLKAMESLQEINPDKDKASDAQIMFMCLHASGLTLIATSIIGYRAAANASNPADVMLPCIITSFIGTIAAFLIVGIKQKINFKSASLLIVLMGLIAAIVGLLMYVNHLDIIGKNYFTSNLSGLILIAIIAFTLIFSFKNEKKFSEANTTVFETFVVGANNGVKTGVTIFPYVLGMLVAISLFRNSGLFEIISDGIAFVFSNMGVSKEITNALPVAMLRPFSSAGSRGFLIDSMNTFGADSLTARLSSIFQCSAESTFYVIAVYFGSVNIKNTRYALGTMLLVDLICVITAIFVATWFF, from the coding sequence CTGTTTTAAATGGAAAGAAAGACGATCCTATTTTAGTTTCTGAAAAATACATTCATGAACTTCCGGCTTTTCTTAAAGACAGTATTAAAAAAGCGCCAGATCAAACCATGATTATCAATCGTGATACGCTTAATGCCGATACAACTTATGTTTATAAAAACAAAACGGTAAAAATTTACAGCGGACTTCAAAAATCTGATGGTTTACTGCCAACTTGTAAAAGTACTTTGGTTGATTTGATTCTGCCGCTTATTGCTTATCTGGCTTTCTTTTGCGGATTAATGGAACTTTTAATTGTTTCCGGAGCTTCTGGAAATCTAGCAAAAGTTTTGAGTCCGGTTTTTGTAAAAGTGTTTCCAAGTATTCCTAAAAATCACCCATCGATCTCATACATGACGTTGAATTTTGCTGCTAATTTCCTCGGATTAGATTCGGCCGCAACTCCATTTGGATTAAAAGCTATGGAAAGTTTACAGGAAATAAATCCCGATAAAGACAAAGCCAGCGATGCACAAATTATGTTTATGTGTCTTCATGCTTCGGGTCTAACCTTAATTGCAACTTCGATTATTGGATATCGCGCTGCTGCAAATGCAAGTAATCCTGCCGATGTTATGCTGCCTTGCATTATTACTTCTTTTATTGGAACAATTGCGGCATTTTTAATTGTTGGAATCAAACAAAAAATCAATTTCAAAAGTGCTTCTCTTCTTATCGTCTTAATGGGATTAATCGCCGCCATTGTTGGTTTGCTGATGTATGTTAACCATTTGGATATAATTGGAAAAAACTATTTTACTTCTAACCTTTCCGGATTAATTTTAATCGCCATTATTGCTTTTACTTTGATTTTTTCTTTTAAAAATGAAAAGAAATTCAGCGAAGCCAATACAACCGTTTTTGAAACTTTTGTTGTGGGTGCCAATAACGGAGTGAAAACCGGGGTTACAATTTTTCCTTACGTTTTAGGAATGCTGGTTGCGATTTCATTATTCAGAAACAGTGGTTTATTTGAAATCATCAGTGATGGAATTGCTTTTGTTTTCTCGAATATGGGAGTTAGTAAAGAAATTACGAATGCGCTGCCTGTTGCTATGCTTCGTCCGTTTAGTTCTGCTGGTTCCCGCGGATTCTTAATTGATTCAATGAATACTTTTGGTGCCGATTCTTTAACAGCAAGATTGAGTAGTATTTTTCAATGCAGCGCCGAAAGTACGTTTTATGTTATTGCGGTTTATTTTGGTTCTGTGAATATCAAAAATACCCGTTATGCCTTGGGTACTATGCTTTTGGTGGATTTAATTTGTGTGATTACCGCTATTTTTGTGGCTACCTGGTTTTTTTAA